Within Anthonomus grandis grandis chromosome 19, icAntGran1.3, whole genome shotgun sequence, the genomic segment GTAGTCTGCATAAACGTCATTCTGGAATACTTTCTCTAGGGCGCtcttttgtgaaaaataatcGCTTTCCTGCGTGAAATTCTCGCCGCAAAACGCGGTTTTCTCCAGGATAACCAGCGCTTCGCCCTCCTCCGCTTCGAACTTGCCCCGCAGGAAAATCGTTTTGGCTTTCGTGTTGTTTTGTAGCACGTCCGTTAGTTTGAAGCCCGACAAGTCTTTTAACTTTCCGTGCGCGGAAACTGTGGAGTTTTCCACGAGTTTCGCTTGTTTTCTCGCCGGTTCCCCGCTGCTTTGCTCGTTTTCTTCCACCATGTTTGTAAACAAACAGCATGGGTAAGTAGGGTTAGGTTCCAATGTCAACTGTCACTTGAATGACGTTTGGGTTGCTAAATTGTCCAGTAGCAACACGGGCCTAGTTCGTGTGTTAAAAACTAGATGGCGCCACActgatattaatttattaaaatgaaatcgatATTAAACTTCCTGTGAGTTTACATACGTTATGCTTGCCACATGTAGCAATTGATATCATTGAACCATCCAAACCATAGATAAAGAATATATATTGGGTTGATCCAAACCTGTCATGTAGCTTCACGCGTTAGAAACGAGATGGCGCCACGTTGACTTGATTGACAGTTAACCATGCGCCAAAGGTCAAAGGACGAaataattttcatggaaataaaatcaaatttcctCGCCTTTGAACGTACCAAATGAGTTTCCCCTTAATGCTACTTGAATCTCGAATGATTAGCTAAAAAACGAGCACTAAAAGGTGAGCTGATCACCGCCAGGTGAATCTAAAAACCTTTAAGAAACCTCCTCAACTTGTAGGCTATGCAAAAGCataatatttaacttatttgcTAAACGAACCTTTATGATGGCAAGTAAACCCTCAAGGAGAAAACCCTTGCACCCAACGAAGATGAATTTTCGACCGACAACAAGTGATAGTAACATGGAATTTAAAGGGACAAAACCCACCTCGGAACCGACTTCCATCAAAGAGATCTTCATGCTAATGGTGCTGTACGTCTGCAAGAAGTCGCTCTTCTTCGACACGAACATTAAGGTGGGcctatatttattatgtttattcgCTGTGTCCCTTGTGGCGGACGTCGCCACCATTCCCCGAATATACTTGTCCCGCTCCGACAATTTATTCAATAAGTTTTTCGTCAAGTACTCCTGGGGCTGGAACTTGCTAATAATCCTCCCCTTTGTAATATTCACTTCGTACATTTATTGCTGTGGGCAGGTGAAGCGAATACTGCATCACCATCTGCCTCGTATCGCTGTGGCaacttttttctggtacttTTGGactaatttgtttaattacatTGAGGCGAGCTTCGGGCGTTGCCAAATAAAGGCGCACGGTTCAAAAGAGACTTGCTTGAAGGCGGGATATATTTGGAACGGGTTTGACACTTCGGGGCattcatttattttgatttacgGTAGTTTGTTTCTAATTGAGGAGGCCAGGGCCATGTTAAACTGGGACAGCATTAAGGAGTACATCAGGTTAGAGGAGCACAGTAGGAACACTAAGCAAACAGAGAGCACGAACCCTCTGAGGCATTTGACCCCCGAGGAGTTTAAAACTTTACAGTTTAACTATGAAAAGTACACCCCATACATTAGGGCTAATTTTATTCTGATCACTTTATTTCAAATCTTATGGGACATAATGCTCTTTTGTACGATGCTCTACTACCATGTGATGATCGAGAAGTTCTTGGGGGGCTGCATAGCGATTCTGACATGGTTTTTTACGTACAGGGTGTGGTTTAGGCATCCCAGTTTGCTCCCTAAACTGCCTGGGGAAGGAGTTTTCAAGTATATTAAAACTAAGGTTAAGGAGCCTCAAGTGACTGTCCGAAGGCGCACTGGTAGTATAGTGAATGGGAGTACTGGACCCATGTTTATGGGCAGACCGATTTATACTCAAAATAATCCAAATCCTAGTCAAAACGATGATGGTAGTGGGGAGAAATAAAACGAATTTGTGGTgattgcattttaatttattgcttttCTGAATGTTTCACCTCTTACTTAGCAACATTTGTGACTACTTGCCTTTGCACCCTATCATTGTAAACTTCTATATAAGAGGTGGAATGTTTGGATAaacttgttatttatttatttttaaatcgtgGGGAGGTTTTATAAATCTGTAGATAGAATATATTGAGTgttatacaaattatttttgtaaataaatcgaAACAAAGGGCCGAGATCTGTCGTCATTTTCTACTTAATCTTAAGGCAACTGAGCTGTACAGCTTGCCATTGCTGCACTGTTTCTCACGCGGTTTTCAGGgatgttttgtaattttaaaataaaattttttaaactgaatTTTGCTTCTTAATTCCGGTATATTTACACATGTAGCAACATGTCAGGTCAGGGGCGTAAAAATTGAAGCAAGGACTGGACAGGAGCATGTGTCGCTACATTGACGTACTAGGGTGAGGTAGGTAtagtttgtaattaataaaacacataATTGAATCAAAGTGGAAGTTTCTTTATTACAACCTCGAAGGCATTCCCCCACTGATTACAAGGTTTTCTCCGGTGACGTACGAGCCATCGTCTGAAGCCAAAAAGGCCACGGAGCCGCTGACATCATCAGGCACACCAAACctttaaaatgtgaattttcaatttcaataataaatgtGCGATTTTTAAGCAAATTCTTACCTTCCCATGGGTATTTGGGACAAAGACACTTCTCTTGCAGGCCCCTCTTGCGTTATCTAAAACAGTATATTTTTACAGTAAAACTGTACATTTAAACAGAAAACTGCTGCATTTATATACTTACAGCTGCGGAAAACCTGGTTTCAATAACGCCAGGGCACACGGAGTTTACCGTAATGTTTTCCTGGGCCAGTTGAACGGCGGCGGCCTTTGTGAGCCCCAAGAGGGCCGTTTTACTCACAGAATACGCCCCCAAAAgctgaaatttaaaagaatttttacgCTCATGGTTTATATGTTACAGGAGTTGAAAAAGATGTTATACAGGGTTGTACTCACGTTAAATGGTTGAAAGGCCGCTATGGAAGACACGAAAATGATTCTGCCCGCCTTGCTCTCCTTCAACAATGGTAGGGCTTCTTTGGCGAGTAAATACGAAGCTTTCAGGTTGGTTTCGAAGATTTTGTCCCACGCGTTCTCGGAACACTGAAATTTCCCCATTAAATGAACGTTTTTCGCTTTAAAAGTGGATTTTAACTTACGTCTAGCACCCCTCCGACTTCAGGGTTGACGGCGGCATTGGAGACAAGTATATCCAACCCTCCGAGTTTCTTTGCCTAAAAACCTTTTCAGTTAATGGGACTTTTAACAAAAGTGACGACAGGAATTACTTCTTCGAATAGCTTTCTTCTGTCCTCCTGTTTGGCAACATGGCAAACAAGCCCCTTGGCTTCCAGCCCCTCCTGGGTGAGTTTCCTGGTTGCCTCCTCCACATTTGCCGCTTTTCGGCTACTTACTATGACCTTCGCACCCTCTCTCGCCAAACGCTGAGCAATGGCAAAGCCAATGCTAAAACGTAATCCAATTTCAGATTTATGAAGCTGTGAATTCGGAGAGAACAATTACCCGTCTGTTGAGGCTGTTACTATGGCTGTTTTGCCGACCAACCGCTTTAAAGACATGTTAACTACTGTTACAATTACATTCGTTTTATTGTAAGTGTTTCAAAGGTCAATTAAAACGAGATAACTgtgtaatattaattatttattcatttctaCAAAAGCAGTCTGTTTACATTCTTAAGTACAGCTGATGCAATATTGACATGAATGTCGCCATCTTTGGAGTGTCAAGGCCTTTGCTATGTAGCAACAGTAATTATGACGTCGTGATGATCTTGACTATGTAGCAACTGTTATTATAGCCGTCTGATGCACAACATCAGTCTGTGCAAAAAGAGAAGATGGCTCTCTCTCTCTATATGCCTTCTGATGAACTCTTCATGAATATACATAGTGTTACTTATTGCTGACGTGAAGTCCAAATTATCTAATCACGTCAAGGGTGTAAAAATTGAACCAACGACAGGACAGGAGCATGTGTTGCTACATTGACGTTGGTTAAACTTCAACCAGGGACGTACTAAGGTGAGGTATAGTTTGTAAAGTCTGTGCAAAAAGAGAAGATGGCTCTTCACACTCTATGTCTTCTGCTGAACTCTTCATGAATATAAATAGTGTTAGTCATTGCTGACGTGAAGTCAAAATTATCTGTTCAAACGTCCAAA encodes:
- the LOC126747299 gene encoding acyl-coenzyme A diphosphatase FITM2: MMASKPSRRKPLHPTKMNFRPTTSDSNMEFKGTKPTSEPTSIKEIFMLMVLYVCKKSLFFDTNIKVGLYLLCLFAVSLVADVATIPRIYLSRSDNLFNKFFVKYSWGWNLLIILPFVIFTSYIYCCGQVKRILHHHLPRIAVATFFWYFWTNLFNYIEASFGRCQIKAHGSKETCLKAGYIWNGFDTSGHSFILIYGSLFLIEEARAMLNWDSIKEYIRLEEHSRNTKQTESTNPLRHLTPEEFKTLQFNYEKYTPYIRANFILITLFQILWDIMLFCTMLYYHVMIEKFLGGCIAILTWFFTYRVWFRHPSLLPKLPGEGVFKYIKTKVKEPQVTVRRRTGSIVNGSTGPMFMGRPIYTQNNPNPSQNDDGSGEK
- the LOC126747307 gene encoding dehydrogenase/reductase SDR family member 4, with the protein product MSLKRLVGKTAIVTASTDGIGFAIAQRLAREGAKVIVSSRKAANVEEATRKLTQEGLEAKGLVCHVAKQEDRRKLFEEAKKLGGLDILVSNAAVNPEVGGVLDCSENAWDKIFETNLKASYLLAKEALPLLKESKAGRIIFVSSIAAFQPFNLLGAYSVSKTALLGLTKAAAVQLAQENITVNSVCPGVIETRFSAAITQEGPAREVSLSQIPMGRFGVPDDVSGSVAFLASDDGSYVTGENLVISGGMPSRL